A DNA window from Patagioenas fasciata isolate bPatFas1 chromosome 1, bPatFas1.hap1, whole genome shotgun sequence contains the following coding sequences:
- the RHOG gene encoding rho-related GTP-binding protein RhoG, translated as MAAPARLRCAGAGMCGEHRAQHRTHMELLERGQRSPRNDPRLEQLCWGQAERAADGGREGHRAAGMQSIKCVVVGDGAVGKTCLLICYTTNAFPKEYIPTVFDNYSAQNTVDGRTINLNLWDTAGQEEYDRLRTLSYPQTNVFIICFSIASPPSYENVKHKWYPEVCHHCPSVPILLVGTKKDLRNNPETMKRLKEQNQAPITTQQGISLSKQIRAVKYLECSALNQEGIKDVFTEAVRAVLNPVPAKPKKPCVLL; from the exons ATGGCCGCGCCAGCTCGGCTGCGGTGCGCAGGGGCCGGGATGTGCGGGGAGCACCgggctcagcacaggacacacatggagctgctggagaggggccagaggagccccaggaatgacccgaggctggaacagctctgctggggacaggctgaaaGG GCTGCTGACGGAGGACGCGAGGGACACCGAGCCGCGGGGATGCAGAGCATCAAGTGCGTGGTGGTGGGCGACGGGGCGGTGGGGAAGACCTGCCTGCTCATCTGCTACACCACCAACGCCTTCCCCAAGGAGTACATCCCCACCGTCTTCGACAACTACAGCGCCCAGAACACGGTGGACGGCAGGACTATTAACTTAAACCTGTGGGACACGGCTGGCCAGGAGGAGTACGACCGCCTGCGGACGCTTTCCTACCCCCAGACCAACGTCTTCATCATCTGCTTCTCCATCGCCAGCCCGCCCTCCTACGAGAACGTCAAGCACAAGTGGTACCCGGAGGTGTGCCACCACTGCCCCAGCGTGCCCATCCTCCTCGTCGGCACCAAGAAGGATCTGAGAAACAACCCCGAGACCATGAAGCGGCTCAAGGAGCAGAACCAGGCGCCCATCACCACCCAGCAAGGGATCAGCCTCTCCAAGCAGATCCGCGCCGTCAAGTACCTGGAGTGCTCGGCGCTCAACCAGGAGGGCATCAAGGATGTGTTCACCGAGGCGGTGCGGGCCGTGCTCAACCCCGTCCCGGCCAAGCCCAAGAAGCCCTGCGTCCTCTTGTGA